AATGCTTTGATAATCATAATTATCTGAATAGTACAGGTGCAAATCTACGAAATACCAAACCAGATAAATTAAGAAAATCAAACAATTATTGAATATTATCAAATGATAGCAGTTTTTTATGCAAATTTAATCCCTATACAAAACTTTCAAAAGCCTGGGCAGAGAATCCGGTAGGGGCTAAGATAAAACCAATTATCTGGAATTGACCTTAATATCCTTGAAGTAACCTTCCGTTCCGATGTCCACCCAAAGTCCAATCGAACCGGTAGAGGTGGATCCCAGCATTTCCTTGACCAAAAAGGAAGGCTGCTCTTGGTCATTAAGGTAGAGTTTGGCCGATTTGCCCCTGAACGCGATCCGCATCGTGATCCACTCATCCAATCCCATATCGGCGTAGGTTTCGTACAGCTCCGGGAATTCCTTCCGCAATCGATCAAATTTGTCATCCGGATAGGCATAGTATTGGACCGAATGGTTTCTTCGCACCTGATCATCTGCCCTTCCGTTGGTGGGTCGGATATAAATGGATTCGTATGCTGAATTGTCTGGACTAATCCGAAAAGCCAAGTCAATAAACCCACGGACAAAGGCAGGGACCTCAGGCAATAATCGGCTGAGGACTTTGACCTCAACGGTTCCATTTTCCAGATCCAGCCCTGCCAGTTTAACAAAGGTGGGTTCGTCAACAGTCTGCCCCAACCTATCCGGATCAAAAGGCAAGGATTCCAAATCCCGCACGACTCTCAGAACTTCCTCGCCGTTCAACTGAACCACTGAAGCATTTACATGGGAAATTTCAAATTCTTTCCCTTCAAGTAGGATAGTTTGGGCCTGGGCTCCATAAATCATTGAGAAAAGGCCATGTAGTGTCAGTTTCAAGTTGTTCATGTCTAGATTGGTTTAATGTGCTTCTACCTTATTGGGCTATGTTGAATGGTTCAAACTTTTCCAAAGTTTTGAACTTTAGAAAAGCTGTTGGAAAGAAATTTAGGTTTGTCGGGAAACTTACCCATTCCTTGATTTGATTTTTACACTAAATATCACTCACCCTTTCGCTTGCTTTCCTTACTTGCAAAGCCCTTTTAGTCACTTTCAGATCCCTGAAATATCCGATAGTACCGATATCCACATAAAGTCCAACAAAACCTTTTTTGTTCTCTCCCAGCATTTTATCCACTATAAAAGTAGAATACTTCATGTCGTTGATAAATAGCTCGGCAGTTTCACCGTTGACCTCAATCCTCATTGTAATCCACTCATTCAATCCCACCGGTGCCGAACCTTCGTATCTGAAAGGAGCGATTTTCCGAAAGGTGTCAAATTTGAAGTGTGGATAAGAAAAATACTGTTCCGTATGGTTCCTATGCAGCTGATTGTCTGATCTTCCCACTTTTGGCCGCAAGTAAATGCTCTCAAAAGCAGAATCATCTTCTTTTACCCTGAAGAATACCCCAATAAATCCTGCAATTTCCGCGTATGTAGCAGGGTTTTGCAATTGACTGTACATTTTGACTTCAATGGTCCCGTTTTCGAAGTCATCCAAACCCAACAACCGGGCATAATGTGGCTCATCCACAGTGGCCTCTATATTGGTGGAATCAAAAGGAATAGCATTCAGGTCTCTTTCAATTTTCAAGACCTTTTTACCATCAAATCTGATGATCTCGCCTGTGACATTGTGTAACTCAAACTCCTGGTTTTTAAGTTTAAGTGTTTGGGCGTGGGCATTAAATGTGAAAATTGCCAATAGAAGGATTATATAATATTTTTCATTTTCATGTTTTTAAATGTTCATGGATACAAATTTCTCCAGATCTGCAGGTATTAACCTTTAACCTAGGTTAAGAAATTTGGATAGATCAGGTAAGGCTTAGAATCCTTCCCTTTCACCTGTTTGAGGCATGCTGGAATAGTGTACATGTACTAGCTTCCAGTCTTTTCCAAATTTTTTTAGCACTTGAGTTTCCCTTCCTTTGGTCTGCATAGCGTCCGGGCGCTCACCTGAAAATACTGCATCGAAAACCCAATAAAATTCAACAACTGCCATATCTCCGTAAAGGGTTATATGTTCATCATAACTTTTAAGATCACGGCTACTGAACCGGGAGCCGAACATTGCATAGATTCCAGTCTTGATTCCTTCCCAGCTTTTTTCATGGCCTCTTGGATGGATAAAACTCACCTTCTCGGAAGTGTGCCAATTGTTTTTTGCCAATAGCGTATCAAATCGGTTGATGGATGTCTTGTAGTCTTCAATCACTTGTTGAATAGATAGTAGGTCCTCCTGGTTTGTCTGGTTTGATTCCTTTCCATCAGGTTTACATCCTGTCAAAAGGATTAGAAAGAGAAATAGAGAAGTCGGAAATTTCATGAGCTTTTTATTGAAGTGAATTTATGCTACAAAATTCCCTTCAATATTGCGGTTCTACCCTTAACCTAGGTTAAGAAATCAACCTTTGGATTGGAGCCCCTTACGGACCTAGCTTAAAAATTCCGGTGTGATGCCCAAATAAGAGGCAATCTGGGTGTTGGGCAAGCGGTTGGTAAGATGGGGGTACTGCTCCAAAAAACTGACATAACGTTCTTCTGCGGTGGAACTGAAATTCTGCAATACCCGATTTTGGAGTTCGATGTATTTGTGGTCGATCATGACCTTAAAAATCCTGTTCAGTTTTGGGATCTCTGTAAAAAGAAAAAACAAATCCTGCTGTTTGACCTGCAGGAGTTTGGCTGCTTCGAGGGATTCAATATTTAACAGGCTTGGTTTTGCGGTGCAAAAACTTGCAATATCCGCTATCCAGTCATTTTCTGCAGCAAACTGTATATTATGTTCGAATCCCTTGTCATCCATCCCAAACATCCTGAAACAGCCCTCAACAATAAAAGCGTAAGTTTTACAGATCTCTCCTGCCACAAGTATTTTTTGCATTCGTTTTGCACTCACCGTGAAGAACCTGTCTTTGATCAGGTCTTTTTCCTGGGTACTAAGTGGGATAAAACTTTCTAGGTGAAGGAAGAGGGTTTCGATCATTTGATTATTCAAAGTCTGGTAGTGGTCAAGCTACTGTTTTAATTCCTCAAAATAAAGCAAATTGGCTTAAAAAGCTTGGTTTGGAAGTGAATTGTGAATGCAGTTTTGAAAAGTTCAACCCCCTTGGGGTTGAGGGTAACGTATTAGAGTTGCTCAAGGCCCCAGGTTTCACCTGGGGTTATTGACAGGTTAGACCACTTCGTGGTCATTTTAGATATTTAATATTGGCCCAGTGGTCTTTTGAAGGGTTAAAACTTCTGTGAAGTTGCCTTTGGAAAATTACGATTATCATTAGTTGCCCCTAAAGAGACAAATCTTTCAGTAACCAAGAGTGCTTATGATGATATTTACAGCTCGAAACCTGCTCCGACCCCGAATGGGGTCAACCCTTTCAATAACCGCGGGTGAAACCCATGGAAAAAAAGGACCATAAACAATCCCCACCCGACCCTGAAAGGGTCGAACTCACTTACCTTTTTCAAATGGATCAGAAACAGTTGGTCTCAAAATCAAGAATTCCAAAAAAATTGACTTTGAATCCATTTTTACCGAAATTACATTATCGTTTTTAAACTTTTTAACCAAAACTTTTATGAGCACCTACACGCAGATTCTTTACCATTTTGTTTTTTCAACAAAACACCGAGAACCAACAATGGATCAAAACCAAAAAATAAGGCTTTTGCCTACATCCATCATTTGCTGACAAACAAAAACTGCTATTTATACCGTATCAATGGAGTGGAAGATCATTTACATATTTTGAATGCTGTACATCCAATAATCGCCCCTTCATCATTAATCAAGGACATCAAGTTGGCAAGTAGTGATTTTATAAAAAGAGAAAACATTTTCCCAAATTTCAAAGGATGACAAGATGGTTATGGAGCATTTATTGAAACTATCAAGGCTAAAAATAGACTTATCAAATATATCAAAAATCAGGAAGAGTATCATTATAAGACCACTTTTTTGGAAGAATACCAAGTACTTTTGAAAGAATATGAAATTGAATTTGATCTGAAGTTTTTGTTGTAGGTTTCCTTTTAATCAGTGGTGAAAAATTCAACCCCTATGGGGTTGAGGGGAAAATGTAAGTTTGTCTTGATTCAGAAAGGCTGGACCAAGACAATAAAAAGTGAATGGAAAAATTTTATTTTTTCACCTAAAGTTGTTGTTATTTGAATAAGATATTCTTAGATTTATCTAGTTGATTTCCGAAAAAATTCCTATACTAGAATGAATACAATTCCCGCCCCCGCTTCCTTGATCCACGGTGTGGTATTTCTGGTCAACTTCTGCACACGACCAAAATTCGTACTTATTTTCATCCTTGTCGTCTCAAGCTTTTTTTCTCATAGAGCGCAGGCAGTAAATGTAGTTATCGAGGGAACTTCCACTTTTGTTTGTCCAAGTAAATCAGTGACTTATTCAGCGAGAACATTCGAAGAGACGTTTGGAGTTGAAATTTTTTCCTGTAGCATACATTGGCAAGTTTTTGAGGGAAATGAAGTCGTTGGTCAGGGAACTGGTGTGAATTTCACATATACTTTTCCCGATGTTGGGCTTTATCAAATCAAGGTTGTAGCCAATGGATGCGGAATTTTTTTTGATTCAGGAGAAAAAATTGTTTCGACAACTTCACGTGTCCCTATTCCAAGCCCAATCTCAGGCCCGGCAATGTGTAACTCTGGACAGTCCTATTCCTATACCTCAAGTCCCACCTTAAATGTTATTTTTCCTGTCGGGGGAAATTGTTATTATCATTACCCCTACCGATGGGAAGCGCCGGAAGGCTGGTCTATCAATGGAGGTGGCAATATAGTTGAGCATAATGAAACAGTTAATATAGTTGCTCCCGCTGGAACTCCCTCGGGAAGTTACATAATTTCTGTTCAAGGTATGATACCAAAACCTAGCTCAAGTGATTTTTGGTATAGTCAAAAAAGAAATTTTTCAGTTCAGATAGGTCCATTCAATCAAACACAGGTATCTGTATCAGGCTCAGGTATGGTTTGTAATGGGAATTCGTATACCTACACAGCCAATGTTCCTACCGGGCACCAAAGTGGGTACACCTACAATTGGACTTACCCATCTGGATGGTCCGTTCAGAATACATCGAATAATACCATAACATTTTTCCTTCCTTCATCAAATAATACTTATGGTCCAGTTCGAGTATCTGTCAACAATGGATGTGGAGCCACTCATTTGACAGGAATTACAGTTATGCCTTGTAGTTACATGTATTCCTCGGGGGATTTTATCATATATCCCAATCCTTCCGATGGAGAATTATTTGTGGAGTATGATGTTAACGACAACAGAGCATTGGAACGGCTAGATGTGGAACCTCTGCATAAGGTAAACAAGCCAAGGACCTTAGTATTTAAAGTAAATGTTTTTGATCGAACTGAAAAACTGGTAAGGACTGGCGTGTCCAAAGAAAATAAGGTATTTGTAGATACGAGAGGTTTACAAACTGGTACTTATTTCCTGCATATAAATGCAGGGGATCAGGTAGTTAGAAAACAAATCATTGTTAAAAATTGATTTGGTGTTTAATTCAAAAAAATGAAAAAATTTATTCATGAAATCATGAAAAACTTCTCAAAATTACCATATGTGCTAGTCTTAGTCTTCGCTACTTTGTTACCCTTCGATGCAATGGCCCAATCTAAAGCAGTGCCTTTCACAGCCAAAAAAGCCGTTTATCTGGAGGTAGGCGGTAGTTCTGGAGTTTATGCATTTAACTACAGCAAAATTTTCCATCAAAAAGGAAAGCTCAAGCTGAATGCCAGTGCGGGATTTTCAATATTGATAAGAGAAACAACAAATTCAAAGACATATTGGCTTCCCGCAATTCCTTTAGAACTGACAGCCCTTTATGGCAAATCAAACCATCATTTGGAAATGGGATTTGGGGTTATTCCCTATTTAGACGCTGTCTCTCTTTTGGATTCAGAGACATTGGATTTTAAAGATAAAGTAGTGTTTGATACCGGTATCCCTCTAAGAATCGGATATAGATACCAAAAACCCGAAGGTGGGTTCTTTTTTAGGGTTGGCTATACCCCTTTTTTTAGTACACCTATTGGAGTTAGGGAGAATTGGGTTTTTACACCTTTTTTTGCAGGAGTAAGCTTTGGCAAGAGTTTTTGATGATCTTCTATTTTCCTTTATCTATTTCTCTAACTACCTCTGTACATC
This Cecembia calidifontis DNA region includes the following protein-coding sequences:
- a CDS encoding Crp/Fnr family transcriptional regulator; amino-acid sequence: MIETLFLHLESFIPLSTQEKDLIKDRFFTVSAKRMQKILVAGEICKTYAFIVEGCFRMFGMDDKGFEHNIQFAAENDWIADIASFCTAKPSLLNIESLEAAKLLQVKQQDLFFLFTEIPKLNRIFKVMIDHKYIELQNRVLQNFSSTAEERYVSFLEQYPHLTNRLPNTQIASYLGITPEFLS
- a CDS encoding family 16 glycoside hydrolase, whose amino-acid sequence is MAIFTFNAHAQTLKLKNQEFELHNVTGEIIRFDGKKVLKIERDLNAIPFDSTNIEATVDEPHYARLLGLDDFENGTIEVKMYSQLQNPATYAEIAGFIGVFFRVKEDDSAFESIYLRPKVGRSDNQLHRNHTEQYFSYPHFKFDTFRKIAPFRYEGSAPVGLNEWITMRIEVNGETAELFINDMKYSTFIVDKMLGENKKGFVGLYVDIGTIGYFRDLKVTKRALQVRKASERVSDI
- a CDS encoding nuclear transport factor 2 family protein, translated to MKFPTSLFLFLILLTGCKPDGKESNQTNQEDLLSIQQVIEDYKTSINRFDTLLAKNNWHTSEKVSFIHPRGHEKSWEGIKTGIYAMFGSRFSSRDLKSYDEHITLYGDMAVVEFYWVFDAVFSGERPDAMQTKGRETQVLKKFGKDWKLVHVHYSSMPQTGEREGF
- a CDS encoding transposase — protein: MLTNKNCYLYRINGVEDHLHILNAVHPIIAPSSLIKDIKLASSDFIKRENIFPNFKG
- a CDS encoding T9SS type A sorting domain-containing protein → MNTIPAPASLIHGVVFLVNFCTRPKFVLIFILVVSSFFSHRAQAVNVVIEGTSTFVCPSKSVTYSARTFEETFGVEIFSCSIHWQVFEGNEVVGQGTGVNFTYTFPDVGLYQIKVVANGCGIFFDSGEKIVSTTSRVPIPSPISGPAMCNSGQSYSYTSSPTLNVIFPVGGNCYYHYPYRWEAPEGWSINGGGNIVEHNETVNIVAPAGTPSGSYIISVQGMIPKPSSSDFWYSQKRNFSVQIGPFNQTQVSVSGSGMVCNGNSYTYTANVPTGHQSGYTYNWTYPSGWSVQNTSNNTITFFLPSSNNTYGPVRVSVNNGCGATHLTGITVMPCSYMYSSGDFIIYPNPSDGELFVEYDVNDNRALERLDVEPLHKVNKPRTLVFKVNVFDRTEKLVRTGVSKENKVFVDTRGLQTGTYFLHINAGDQVVRKQIIVKN